The genomic stretch GCTGGACACCGTGGCGCCGGGGATGGCGCTGCTCCCCGACCTCGACCCGGAGTCGCTGCGTTCGGGCGAGTCGGTCCTGCTGGCGCCGAAGTTCGACGTCGTGACGCCCGACGAGGCGATCCGCCGGCTGACGGAGTGGATGGGCGACCTGCCGATCGAGCACATCCTCGTCTGGTCCTCGATCGCCGGCATGCCCGACGACCTCGTCGCCCGCCACATCGAGCTGCTCAGCACGAAGGTCACGCCGGCCCTGCGCGAGGTCGGACTGCCGTCGCCCGCGCCGCTCGCCGGCGCCGAAGCCTGAGGGCCGCGGCGGTGGACCTCGCCGAGCTGATCGCGCGCCGGGAGATCGAGGACGTCCTCCTGCGCTACTACCGGGGGATCGACCGCCTGGACTGGCCGCTGGTCGAGTCCTGCTTTCACCCCGACGCCCACGCGGACTTCTCCGGGTTCGGCTTCAGCGGGGACCGCACCGCGTTCCTCGCTTTCCTTCAGGCGTCCGAGACGCTGCCTGCCTTCGAGCGCACGATGCATGTCGCGGGCAACATGCTCGTCGAGGTCGACGGCGATGTGGCGCACGCCGAGACGTACTGCGTCGC from Capillimicrobium parvum encodes the following:
- a CDS encoding nuclear transport factor 2 family protein produces the protein MDLAELIARREIEDVLLRYYRGIDRLDWPLVESCFHPDAHADFSGFGFSGDRTAFLAFLQASETLPAFERTMHVAGNMLVEVDGDVAHAETYCVAHHRGTTDHAWGESFALNWLRYCDRLDRRGGRWAIAQRVVVVEWGAKVAIDEWLAFAPETLGRRDRSDPSYRR